A portion of the Flavobacterium magnum genome contains these proteins:
- a CDS encoding serine hydrolase domain-containing protein has protein sequence MKSLKKFLLWFFGILMVLVAALYLTGYGYLLTAVRTIYFHGHVTAFLDDYQYFDNRTVAKGEPQPWAEAKDYNKVAQTHALDSINRKTGTVAFLIIKNDSIWHEAYYDGYDKDSRSNSFSMAKSVVSAALGKAITEGKIKSLDQKVSDFFPEFKDGKSANMTVGDLSSMASGLNWDESYYSPFSITTRAYFDDDLNSVILGLKGTTDPGKSYLYLSGNTQLLAMCIEKATGKSLADYVSDSFWKPMGAENEALWQTDHKDGMVKAYCCIASNARDFARFGRLYKQYGKWNGKQLIDSAFVAKSIKPRFDESPQYGYGWWLFDHDGKKGYCMRGHLGQYVIVLPDQDVLIVRLGKSTIKTTTDSPFGDDFYVYLEEATKMLSNKK, from the coding sequence ATGAAATCCCTTAAAAAATTCCTGCTTTGGTTTTTCGGCATCCTGATGGTGCTGGTTGCCGCTTTGTACCTTACCGGGTACGGCTATCTTCTTACGGCCGTACGCACGATATATTTCCACGGGCATGTGACCGCATTTCTCGACGATTACCAGTATTTCGACAATCGTACCGTCGCTAAAGGCGAGCCCCAGCCCTGGGCAGAAGCCAAAGATTACAATAAGGTGGCGCAAACCCATGCGCTCGATTCAATCAACAGGAAAACCGGTACCGTGGCATTCCTGATCATTAAGAATGACAGCATCTGGCATGAGGCATATTATGACGGATATGACAAGGACTCCAGATCCAATTCCTTCTCAATGGCCAAAAGCGTCGTTTCGGCAGCTTTGGGAAAAGCCATCACCGAGGGTAAAATCAAAAGCCTGGACCAGAAGGTTTCGGATTTCTTTCCCGAATTCAAAGACGGGAAATCGGCCAACATGACTGTCGGCGATTTGTCGTCGATGGCTTCAGGACTCAATTGGGATGAATCCTATTACAGTCCGTTTTCAATCACGACACGCGCTTATTTTGACGACGACCTGAATTCGGTAATCCTCGGACTGAAAGGAACGACAGACCCTGGAAAATCTTACCTATACCTTAGTGGCAACACCCAGCTGCTCGCCATGTGTATTGAAAAGGCGACCGGAAAAAGCCTGGCCGATTATGTATCTGACAGTTTTTGGAAACCGATGGGCGCAGAAAACGAGGCGCTTTGGCAAACCGATCATAAGGACGGGATGGTCAAAGCCTATTGCTGTATTGCTTCCAATGCGCGGGATTTTGCGCGTTTCGGCAGGCTTTACAAGCAGTATGGGAAATGGAATGGCAAACAGCTTATCGACAGTGCGTTTGTCGCCAAATCCATCAAACCGAGATTTGATGAGTCGCCACAATATGGTTACGGCTGGTGGCTGTTTGACCACGATGGCAAGAAAGGCTATTGCATGCGGGGGCACCTGGGCCAGTATGTGATCGTGCTTCCCGACCAGGATGTCCTCATCGTAAGGCTCGGCAAAAGCACGATTAAAACGACAACTGACAGTCCGTTTGGTGATGATTTTTATGTATATTTGGAAGAAGCGACCAAGATGCTGTCGAATAAGAAATGA
- the hemA gene encoding glutamyl-tRNA reductase: MANSYISKHQYFYAVGVSYKKADAAARGKFSLDDAAKTSLLQQAKQEGIESLIVTSTCNRTEIYGFAEHPYQLIKLICDHSKGTAEEFQKSGFVYKNQEAINHIFRVGTGLDSQILGDFEIISQLKAGFSESRKFDLINTFLDRLINAVIQASKKIKNETEISSGATSVAFASVQYIIRNVPDIRNKNILLFGAGKIGRNTCENLVKHTKNEHITLINRTKDKAEKLAGKLNLIVKDFSELHLELQKADVVVVATGAQNPTVDKAILNLKKPLLILDLSIPKNVNEDVQELEGVTLIHMDHLAQMTDDTLENRKKHIPAAEAIIEDIKEEFVNWTKARKFAPTINALKEKLNAIKDSELDFQSRKIAGFNGEQAEIISARIIQKITTHFANHLKDDNTMVDESIEWIEKVFQIEASAK; this comes from the coding sequence ATGGCAAATAGTTACATATCGAAACACCAGTATTTTTATGCTGTGGGAGTAAGCTATAAAAAAGCGGATGCCGCAGCGCGCGGAAAATTCAGCCTCGATGACGCTGCCAAAACCAGCCTGCTGCAACAGGCGAAACAAGAAGGCATTGAGAGCCTGATTGTCACCTCGACCTGTAACCGCACTGAAATCTACGGCTTCGCGGAGCATCCTTACCAATTGATAAAATTGATTTGTGACCACAGTAAAGGCACTGCGGAGGAATTTCAGAAATCCGGTTTCGTGTACAAAAACCAGGAAGCCATCAACCACATTTTTCGCGTGGGAACGGGCCTTGACAGCCAGATTCTGGGCGATTTTGAAATCATCAGCCAACTGAAGGCCGGTTTTAGCGAATCGCGTAAATTTGACCTGATAAACACTTTTCTGGACCGCCTGATCAATGCCGTGATACAGGCGAGCAAAAAAATCAAGAATGAGACGGAAATCAGCTCCGGCGCGACGTCGGTGGCTTTCGCTTCGGTACAATATATTATCCGCAATGTGCCTGATATCCGCAACAAGAATATCCTGTTGTTCGGCGCCGGGAAAATCGGAAGAAATACCTGTGAGAATTTGGTTAAACACACCAAGAACGAACACATTACGCTGATCAACCGTACCAAAGACAAGGCTGAAAAGCTTGCGGGAAAACTGAACCTGATTGTAAAGGATTTTTCAGAATTGCATTTAGAGCTTCAAAAAGCCGATGTGGTCGTTGTGGCCACGGGCGCGCAAAACCCGACGGTCGACAAAGCCATCCTGAACCTGAAGAAACCATTATTGATCCTCGACCTTTCAATCCCGAAAAATGTAAACGAAGACGTCCAGGAACTCGAAGGGGTGACTTTAATCCACATGGACCATCTGGCGCAAATGACCGATGATACTTTGGAAAACAGGAAAAAACACATTCCTGCCGCCGAAGCCATTATCGAGGACATCAAGGAAGAATTTGTGAACTGGACCAAGGCACGTAAATTTGCCCCAACCATCAACGCGCTGAAAGAAAAACTGAATGCGATAAAAGATTCAGAACTGGATTTCCAAAGCCGGAAAATTGCCGGATTCAATGGAGAACAGGCCGAGATTATCAGTGCGCGCATCATCCAGAAAATCACCACGCATTTTGCCAATCATCTTAAAGACGACAACACCATGGTCGATGAGAGCATTGAATGGATTGAAAAAGTGTTCCAGATTGAAGCTTCCGCAAAATGA
- a CDS encoding methylated-DNA--[protein]-cysteine S-methyltransferase, whose translation MQTAYIKTPLGTAEISGDENGICKISIQSAEKEISEKIPAELKEAVTQLRDYFKGERTDFTFRMNPSGTEFQKSVWQELIKIPYGKTVSYMDITKKLGDVKAIRAVASANGKNPLWIAVPCHRVIGTDGSLTGYAGGLWRKKWLLEHESPSAQQSLF comes from the coding sequence ATGCAAACCGCTTACATCAAGACCCCTCTCGGAACCGCCGAAATTTCAGGAGATGAAAACGGCATTTGTAAAATCTCAATCCAAAGTGCGGAAAAGGAAATATCCGAAAAAATCCCCGCCGAACTGAAAGAAGCGGTTACCCAGCTCCGGGATTATTTTAAAGGCGAAAGAACCGATTTTACTTTCAGGATGAACCCGTCCGGCACCGAATTCCAAAAAAGCGTCTGGCAGGAATTGATCAAAATCCCATACGGTAAGACGGTTTCCTATATGGACATTACCAAAAAGCTCGGCGATGTCAAGGCAATCCGCGCGGTAGCCTCGGCGAATGGCAAAAACCCATTGTGGATTGCTGTACCGTGCCATCGCGTCATCGGTACCGATGGTTCACTTACCGGATATGCAGGCGGACTCTGGCGTAAAAAATGGCTTTTGGAACATGAATCGCCCTCGGCACAGCAAAGCCTTTTCTGA
- a CDS encoding c-type cytochrome translates to MKTTFALLLTAVLFISCKKEAPKSELYPEAAETQTPIDLGKEIFNGKGNCFACHREDQKVIGPSIQEISRTYKAKKGNLVEFLKENADPLVDPSQYEAMKVNLQLTKTFSDGELKGLEAYIYSFE, encoded by the coding sequence ATGAAAACAACATTTGCACTATTATTGACCGCGGTACTTTTCATCAGCTGCAAAAAAGAAGCACCGAAATCCGAATTGTATCCCGAAGCTGCGGAAACACAAACACCTATAGATTTAGGAAAGGAGATTTTCAACGGCAAAGGAAACTGTTTCGCCTGCCATCGCGAAGACCAAAAAGTCATCGGGCCAAGCATACAGGAAATTTCCAGAACCTATAAAGCCAAAAAAGGCAATCTTGTCGAGTTCCTGAAAGAAAATGCCGATCCGTTGGTTGATCCATCCCAATATGAAGCGATGAAAGTCAACCTGCAACTGACGAAGACATTTTCAGACGGGGAATTGAAGGGGTTGGAGGCATACATTTATTCTTTTGAGTAG
- the hemC gene encoding hydroxymethylbilane synthase has product MSKTIRIGTRDSELALWQAHTVEKKLNDLGYSTEIIAVKSAGDIILDKPLYELGITGIFTKTLDIAMINGQVDIAVHSMKDVPTALPKGIVQAAVLERANEKDILVYNGNEDFYHENATIATGSLRRQAQWLNRFPHHTTVDLRGNVNTRLQKLKDNKWNGAIFAAAGLERLNLKPENHIDLDWMIPAPAQGAMVVVSMQHDDYCTEAVAKLNHFHTEICTKIERDFLKQLEGGCTAPIGALAEIIGNDIRFTGVLCSLDGKEKINIEKAIAIDQYHHFGNQCAVEILENGGEAVMEKIRKDLNK; this is encoded by the coding sequence ATGAGCAAAACCATCCGGATTGGGACACGCGACAGCGAACTTGCTCTATGGCAGGCGCACACGGTCGAAAAAAAACTCAATGATTTAGGGTATTCCACTGAGATTATCGCCGTGAAATCTGCCGGTGATATCATACTCGACAAACCACTGTACGAATTAGGAATTACGGGAATTTTTACCAAAACGCTCGACATCGCCATGATCAACGGCCAGGTGGATATTGCCGTACATTCGATGAAAGATGTGCCGACGGCTTTGCCGAAAGGCATTGTCCAGGCCGCAGTTTTGGAAAGGGCAAACGAAAAAGACATCCTGGTCTACAACGGAAACGAGGATTTCTATCACGAAAACGCCACCATCGCCACCGGAAGCCTACGCCGTCAGGCACAATGGCTGAATCGGTTCCCACACCACACCACAGTTGACTTACGCGGAAACGTAAATACACGATTACAAAAATTAAAGGACAACAAATGGAACGGTGCCATTTTTGCCGCCGCAGGACTGGAACGACTCAACCTGAAGCCCGAAAACCATATCGATCTGGACTGGATGATCCCGGCTCCGGCACAGGGTGCCATGGTCGTCGTGAGCATGCAGCATGACGATTATTGCACTGAAGCAGTGGCAAAACTGAATCATTTCCATACCGAAATATGCACGAAAATTGAACGTGATTTCCTAAAACAACTCGAAGGCGGCTGCACGGCGCCGATCGGGGCCCTGGCAGAAATCATCGGGAACGACATCCGTTTTACGGGCGTTTTGTGTTCGCTCGACGGAAAGGAGAAAATCAATATTGAAAAAGCAATCGCTATAGACCAATATCACCATTTCGGCAATCAATGCGCTGTCGAAATTCTGGAAAATGGCGGTGAAGCGGTCATGGAGAAAATCCGGAAAGATTTAAACAAATGA
- the hemF gene encoding oxygen-dependent coproporphyrinogen oxidase: MKDQFYQYIQSLQDTICAALEKSDGSAKFREDLWERPEGGGGRTRVIENGAVIEKGGVNISAVHGQLPDTMRQLFNVGEADFFACGLSLVIHPKNPMAPTVHANWRYFEMYDADGNIIDQWFGGGQDLTPYYLFDEDARHFHQTCKTACDRHSEVFYPKYKVQCDAYFWNAHRHEARGVGGLFFDYCKANEGMTMQSWYEFVTEVGNSFTEAYIPILDKRKNLSYNDANRNWQEIRRGRYVEFNLVHDKGTLFGLKTNGRIESILMSLPPRVQWVYDHHPAAGSEEEKLIKVLESPINWV, from the coding sequence ATGAAAGATCAATTTTACCAGTACATCCAATCTCTGCAGGACACGATCTGTGCCGCACTCGAAAAATCGGACGGTTCAGCCAAATTCCGCGAAGACCTCTGGGAACGGCCTGAAGGCGGTGGCGGAAGGACACGCGTGATCGAAAATGGCGCAGTCATTGAAAAAGGCGGCGTTAATATTTCTGCGGTTCATGGTCAATTGCCGGACACGATGCGTCAACTGTTCAATGTGGGTGAAGCCGATTTTTTTGCCTGCGGATTAAGCCTTGTTATCCATCCAAAAAACCCGATGGCACCTACGGTTCATGCCAACTGGCGTTATTTCGAAATGTATGATGCCGATGGAAATATCATAGACCAATGGTTTGGTGGCGGCCAGGATTTAACGCCTTATTATCTGTTTGATGAAGATGCAAGACACTTCCATCAAACCTGTAAAACCGCCTGCGACAGGCATTCGGAAGTATTTTACCCGAAATACAAAGTCCAGTGTGATGCCTATTTCTGGAACGCTCACCGTCATGAAGCACGCGGTGTAGGCGGGTTGTTTTTCGATTACTGTAAAGCCAATGAGGGCATGACAATGCAAAGCTGGTATGAGTTTGTAACTGAAGTCGGGAACAGTTTTACCGAAGCCTACATCCCCATTCTTGACAAAAGAAAAAACCTTTCCTACAACGATGCGAACCGCAACTGGCAGGAAATCCGTCGCGGACGCTACGTCGAGTTTAACTTAGTTCATGATAAAGGCACGCTGTTCGGACTGAAAACCAATGGCCGCATTGAAAGCATTTTGATGAGTTTGCCGCCAAGAGTACAATGGGTGTATGACCATCATCCGGCAGCAGGAAGTGAAGAGGAAAAATTGATTAAAGTGTTGGAAAGCCCAATCAATTGGGTTTGA
- a CDS encoding 3'-5' exonuclease yields MIDKIQLQNILFLDIETVPCEEHYHNLDPEWQLLWEQKTQYQRRDEYTPEAFYDRAGIWAEFGKIICISAGYFTLKGDIRHFRVTSFFGDESNLLREFNNLLNNHFGQPQHVLCGHNAKEFDIPFLARRMIINGIAIPSKLNLFGKKPWEIPHLDTLELWKFGDYKHFTSLKLLTKVLGIPSPKGDIDGSQVGHVYYVEKDIDRIITYCEKDVVAVAQVFLRLRREELLVDEEIIHV; encoded by the coding sequence ATGATAGACAAAATCCAACTACAGAACATCCTGTTCCTCGACATTGAAACTGTTCCGTGTGAGGAGCACTACCACAATCTGGACCCCGAATGGCAACTGCTCTGGGAACAGAAAACCCAGTACCAACGACGGGACGAGTACACGCCGGAAGCTTTTTACGACCGCGCGGGCATCTGGGCGGAATTCGGTAAAATTATCTGTATCTCCGCGGGATATTTCACGTTAAAGGGTGACATCCGGCATTTCAGGGTGACGTCGTTTTTTGGCGATGAAAGCAACCTGCTACGGGAGTTCAACAACCTGCTCAACAACCACTTTGGCCAGCCACAACATGTGCTGTGCGGACATAACGCAAAGGAATTCGACATCCCGTTCCTCGCCCGGCGGATGATCATTAACGGTATTGCAATCCCATCCAAACTGAATCTTTTCGGCAAGAAGCCATGGGAAATACCGCACTTAGACACCCTGGAATTGTGGAAGTTCGGGGATTATAAACACTTTACCTCATTAAAATTACTCACCAAAGTCCTTGGTATTCCGTCTCCAAAAGGCGATATCGACGGGAGCCAGGTGGGTCATGTTTATTATGTCGAGAAAGACATTGACCGCATCATTACCTATTGTGAAAAAGATGTGGTGGCCGTCGCGCAGGTATTTTTAAGGCTGCGGCGCGAGGAATTGCTTGTTGACGAGGAAATCATACATGTCTAA
- a CDS encoding uroporphyrinogen-III synthase, protein MIRILSTKKLLPNQRQFLLHAGLSVVEADFISIQAKPFTFTEIFDNLIFTSANAVKAVAEHPDVQEIRRKPCFCVGEKTAALLDEVGFTVMETADNASDLAAIIKNNYAADSFTFFCGSLRMETLPVSLKISGIRFNEMQVYETVLAPKKIKSEVDGLLFFSPSAVESYLMENKIDNQTCFCIGAITAKALEKQTKNIVMANKPSVENVIIQTIQHFK, encoded by the coding sequence ATGATCCGTATCCTTTCCACAAAAAAGCTGTTGCCGAACCAGAGGCAGTTTTTGCTGCATGCAGGATTATCGGTCGTCGAAGCCGATTTTATTTCGATTCAGGCGAAACCATTCACGTTCACTGAGATTTTTGACAACCTGATTTTCACCAGTGCCAACGCCGTAAAAGCTGTAGCCGAACATCCTGATGTACAGGAAATCCGTCGCAAACCGTGTTTTTGTGTAGGCGAAAAAACAGCAGCGTTGCTTGACGAAGTGGGGTTTACAGTGATGGAAACTGCTGACAATGCATCAGATTTGGCAGCAATCATCAAAAATAATTATGCGGCCGACAGCTTTACTTTTTTTTGCGGAAGCCTGCGGATGGAAACGCTGCCGGTGAGTCTGAAAATTTCCGGAATCCGTTTTAATGAAATGCAAGTATATGAAACGGTTTTGGCACCCAAAAAAATAAAATCCGAAGTGGATGGGTTGCTTTTTTTCAGTCCGTCAGCTGTCGAAAGTTATTTAATGGAAAATAAAATTGACAATCAAACCTGCTTCTGCATCGGTGCCATCACCGCAAAAGCATTGGAGAAACAAACAAAAAATATCGTGATGGCAAACAAGCCCAGCGTGGAAAACGTCATCATACAAACCATACAACATTTTAAATAA
- the hemE gene encoding uroporphyrinogen decarboxylase, with amino-acid sequence MSTIKNDLFLKALRGETVQRPPVWMMRQAGRYLPEFIALRDKYDFFTRCQTPELAAEITVQPIRRIAPDAAILFSDILVVPQAMGIEVLMKESVGPFLPNPIRTPQDVEKVIVPNIDETLGYVMDAIKLTKEMLNDEVPLIGFAGSPWTIFCYAVEGKGSKSFDTAKGFCFTHPEAAHVLLQKITDTTIAYLKEKVKAGVNAVQVFDSWGGMLSPVDYQEFSWKYINQIVEALAPETHVIVFGKGCWFALGEMGKSKASALGVDWTCSARNARYLSGGNITLQGNFDPSRLLSPIPTIKKMVHQMIDEFGKDKYIVNLGHGILPNIPVDHAMAFVDAVKEYNQ; translated from the coding sequence GTGTCAACAATAAAAAACGACCTATTCCTGAAAGCCCTGCGCGGCGAAACCGTACAGAGACCGCCCGTTTGGATGATGCGCCAGGCTGGAAGATATTTGCCTGAATTCATAGCATTGCGCGATAAATATGATTTCTTCACGCGTTGCCAGACGCCGGAACTTGCTGCCGAAATTACCGTACAGCCAATCCGCAGGATTGCTCCGGATGCGGCAATCCTGTTTTCGGATATTCTTGTCGTCCCCCAGGCAATGGGTATTGAAGTGCTGATGAAAGAAAGCGTTGGCCCATTTTTACCAAACCCGATCCGTACGCCGCAGGATGTCGAAAAAGTGATTGTGCCGAATATCGACGAAACCTTAGGCTACGTCATGGATGCCATCAAACTGACCAAGGAAATGCTCAATGATGAAGTGCCGCTGATCGGTTTTGCCGGTTCGCCCTGGACAATTTTCTGTTATGCCGTCGAAGGCAAAGGCTCGAAAAGTTTTGATACCGCCAAAGGATTCTGCTTTACGCATCCGGAAGCCGCACACGTATTATTGCAGAAAATCACCGATACGACGATTGCTTATTTAAAGGAAAAAGTGAAAGCCGGTGTCAATGCCGTACAGGTTTTCGACAGTTGGGGCGGCATGCTTTCGCCGGTGGATTATCAGGAATTTTCATGGAAATACATCAACCAGATCGTGGAAGCTTTGGCACCCGAGACACATGTAATTGTTTTTGGAAAAGGCTGCTGGTTTGCTTTGGGCGAAATGGGCAAAAGTAAAGCGTCTGCGCTGGGCGTAGACTGGACCTGCTCAGCAAGGAATGCCCGTTATCTTTCAGGCGGAAATATTACCTTACAGGGGAATTTTGACCCATCGCGCTTATTATCGCCGATTCCGACGATTAAGAAAATGGTGCACCAGATGATTGACGAATTCGGGAAAGACAAATATATAGTGAATTTGGGTCATGGGATTTTACCCAATATTCCGGTGGATCATGCAATGGCTTTTGTGGATGCCGTGAAGGAATACAATCAATAA
- the hemB gene encoding porphobilinogen synthase, with product MNQFNRNRRLRVNESIRSIVRETSLSPQDFMLPMFVAEGKDIKSAIPSMPGIYRHSLDHTIKEVKEAWELGIRAVNIYVKVSENLKDNTGKEAWNKDGLMQQTIKAIKDAVPEMIVMPDVALDPYSIYGHDGIIENGYVVNDPTIDALTRMSLSHAEAGADFVAPSDMMDGRVYAIRKALEENGHHNVGIMSYSAKYASAFYGPFRDALDSAPVDAQNIPKDKKTYQMDYANRIEAIKEALDDVAEGADIVMVKPGIAYLDIVREVKNAVNVPVAVYHVSGEYAMIKAAAERGWLDHDRIMIEQLYCIKRAGASLISTYFAKEASALLNR from the coding sequence ATGAATCAGTTTAATAGAAATCGTCGCCTCCGGGTAAATGAATCCATAAGAAGTATCGTCCGCGAAACCTCGCTTTCACCCCAGGATTTCATGCTCCCCATGTTCGTCGCAGAAGGAAAAGACATTAAATCCGCGATACCATCAATGCCCGGCATTTACAGGCACTCGCTGGACCATACCATCAAGGAAGTCAAGGAAGCCTGGGAGCTGGGCATCCGGGCCGTCAATATTTATGTGAAGGTGTCCGAAAACCTCAAGGACAACACCGGAAAGGAAGCCTGGAACAAGGACGGACTGATGCAGCAAACCATTAAGGCCATCAAAGATGCCGTGCCGGAAATGATCGTCATGCCCGATGTCGCGCTCGACCCGTATTCTATCTATGGCCACGACGGCATTATTGAAAACGGCTATGTCGTCAACGATCCCACGATTGATGCACTGACACGCATGAGCCTTTCCCATGCCGAAGCCGGTGCCGACTTCGTTGCTCCTTCCGACATGATGGACGGCCGCGTATATGCGATAAGGAAAGCATTGGAAGAAAACGGCCACCATAACGTTGGCATCATGAGCTACAGTGCAAAATATGCGTCGGCGTTTTATGGCCCGTTCCGCGACGCGCTGGATTCTGCGCCTGTCGATGCACAAAATATCCCAAAAGACAAGAAGACCTACCAGATGGATTATGCTAACCGCATCGAGGCGATCAAGGAAGCGCTCGACGATGTCGCTGAAGGTGCTGATATCGTGATGGTAAAACCCGGAATCGCTTACCTGGACATCGTCCGTGAAGTGAAAAATGCCGTAAATGTTCCCGTGGCCGTTTACCATGTTTCGGGGGAATATGCAATGATCAAAGCGGCTGCCGAGCGTGGCTGGCTCGACCATGACCGCATTATGATTGAGCAGCTGTATTGCATCAAGCGTGCCGGGGCGAGCTTAATTTCGACGTATTTTGCCAAAGAGGCTTCGGCTTTGTTAAACAGATAA
- a CDS encoding AraC family transcriptional regulator, producing the protein MGSLEEIKIEEDFVMLRLQNDGNEVFRAEKQIHQGLIQFHFGIKGKAKFIFNQGNYGLDLNEEKALLLYNPQKELPLNLELAPNSWVISMIISIKKFHSLFSAEADYIPFLSEGNQDRKYYDESNISPSMAIVLSQLFHFNLNPSIKNLYYKGKGYELLSLYFNRSEDPDAEQCPFLIDEENVMKIRRAKEIIIANMAEPPGLQELADQVGLNLKRLKTGFKQIYGDTVYGFLFDYKMDYARKLLDSGSYNVNEVGLRIGYSTGSHFISAFKKKFATTPKKYLMSINPNT; encoded by the coding sequence ATGGGTTCATTGGAAGAGATTAAAATTGAGGAAGATTTTGTAATGCTTCGATTACAGAACGATGGCAACGAGGTGTTTCGCGCTGAAAAACAGATACATCAGGGATTGATTCAGTTTCATTTCGGGATCAAGGGCAAAGCGAAATTTATCTTCAATCAGGGCAATTACGGTTTAGACCTGAATGAGGAAAAAGCACTTTTATTATACAATCCGCAAAAGGAACTGCCACTGAATCTCGAACTGGCACCAAATTCATGGGTGATCTCGATGATTATCTCTATCAAAAAATTCCACTCGCTGTTTTCTGCAGAGGCCGACTACATCCCGTTCCTGAGCGAAGGAAACCAGGACAGGAAATATTATGACGAAAGCAATATCAGCCCATCGATGGCGATTGTGCTGAGCCAGTTATTCCACTTCAACCTGAATCCGTCAATCAAGAACCTTTACTACAAGGGCAAAGGCTATGAACTGCTGAGCCTGTATTTCAACCGAAGCGAGGATCCTGATGCCGAGCAGTGTCCATTTCTTATCGATGAGGAAAACGTAATGAAGATACGGCGGGCGAAGGAAATCATTATTGCGAATATGGCTGAGCCGCCCGGGCTGCAGGAACTCGCAGACCAGGTAGGCCTGAACCTAAAGCGGCTCAAAACGGGATTCAAGCAGATTTACGGCGACACCGTGTACGGTTTCCTATTTGATTACAAAATGGACTATGCACGCAAATTGCTCGACAGCGGCTCGTATAACGTGAATGAAGTCGGGCTCAGGATTGGGTACAGCACGGGCAGCCATTTTATTTCGGCATTTAAGAAGAAATTTGCCACGACCCCAAAGAAATACCTGATGTCAATCAACCCAAATACCTAA